A portion of the Mesobacillus boroniphilus genome contains these proteins:
- a CDS encoding DUF2164 domain-containing protein: MLKNFQVDDHVKNQMTDEIKKYFLEERGEELGDLAALLVLEFVADKLAPHFYNIGIQDAHEFMSQRVEDIFELNK, encoded by the coding sequence ATGCTTAAGAATTTCCAGGTTGATGATCACGTGAAGAACCAAATGACGGATGAAATTAAAAAATATTTCCTTGAAGAACGCGGTGAGGAGCTAGGGGATCTGGCTGCCTTGCTGGTTCTTGAATTTGTTGCCGATAAGCTCGCACCTCATTTTTATAACATCGGAATCCAGGATGCCCATGAATTTATGTCCCAGCGGGTGGAAGATATTTTCGAATTAAATAAGTAA